The genomic region TAATAATTACAAAAAAAATTATAAGATAAAAGATTTGAGGTTAGACGGCATATAACAATGTGTTTACGGAAGGTGCTGGCAGCACGTGTGATGGGAAAGGTCAGGCACCACATCCTTTCACCGGGAACGAAATTCCACCAAGGGGTAGGATCAGGCGGGTCGGTTCAGGTACATCGTAAACGCGGGAACGTTATACGCTATGCTATCTGAATATAGTTTTTTCCCAAAAAAGAAAAGAGGCCTAGTGCCTCTCGCGAATACCTAGATGTTCTTTTAAAGCAGATTGAAGAACTTGTGAGAAGTTTATGTTATTATCAATTGCAAGTTTATTGAGCCATTGTGGTATTGAAAGGGTTTTCTTAACAGAAAAATTTTCAACAGCTTCCCTCACTATAGGCATAAGAACCTCAACAAGTACAACAACTTGGTGTGATTCAAGATTAATTTTATTAATTGTAGTGGGGACGGGCACATCATCTCCATCTTCTTCCATACCGTATAAATGAAGCCCCAAAGCTTCTTTTGCCATATAGATTGCTTCTTCATCAGTATCAGCACAGGAAAAGCAACCTGGCAAATCAGGAAAAAATATTGAAATACCATCATCAGCATAATCAAACACAGCAGGATAAATATAGCGGTCTTTTTTCATGACGAGCTCTCCTTTCAAGTTAGTTATGGAGGGCAGAAATTAGATGTTAATTCCTGCTTGCTGTAAAATACTTTTTACTGTTTTAGTTGGCATGTCTTTTCGAGGACGTGGAATGGTAACCTTACCTTTTTTACTTAAATGTTTAAAGTGATGATGACTACTATTAGCCTTGAAAAAATACCATCCATCAGATTCAAGGATTTTAATCAGCTCCATCGAAGAATATGTTTTCATCTAGTATCCCCCCATACACTAATTATAGTACGTAGTATAATACGTGTCAACCAAGGCATTTTAGCAATGTATTAGAGGATTCGCACAGCGTATAACAATGTGTTCGCGCGAAGGTGCTGGTAGAATGGTTTAGAGGAATGTCAGCGCACCACATCCCTTCACCGGGAGCGAAGCTCCGCTAATGGGTAGGGTCAAGTTGGTCCGGTTCAGGGACGTCGCAACACGGGGGCGTTAGATGACACAACAATATCTGAGCAGGGTTCTGAGGTCAGTTGATTTGTATTATGCTACTAAATATCAGCAAAGCGTGGTTAGCAAAGATTAGCTATAGTTTTTTATAAAAGATATGAAAGTTGTGTAGCAGAGATTTTAAATCAGTGGGGGACAAACAATTGTGCAATTATTTAATTAGAGAAATGAAGTTAGATGAAATAGACATTCTTAAAGATATGCTATATGAAGCTATTTTTCAGCCAGATGAAACAAACTTATTGTCTCGAGAGGTTATTGAGCAACCAGAGTTAAGAGTTTTTTTGAGGATTGGGGACAAGCTGATGATTTATGTTTTTTTGCAGAAATTGATGGGAAAATCGTCGGTTCAGTGTGGACAAGAATATTAGCTGGAGAAGTGAAGGGGTTTGGAAACATAGATGATCAGACACGTGAATTTGCCATTGCTATATTTAAGAAATACAGAAATAAAGGCATTGGAACTGCTCTAATGAAAAGTATGATACAGCATTTAAAGGAACGTGGTTATAAGAGAGCTTCTTTGGCAGTACAAAAAGAAAATTATGCTGTTAGAATGTATCAAAAGGTTGGTTTTGAAATAGTTAAAGAGTCTGATGAAGAATATTTAATGGTCTATAATATGAGTTAATACTAGAAAATGATTAGAATACACTCTTGTAGTTGAAGTACGCTCCTTATATAATGATCAGCAAAAGATGAAGGTATGGTTGCAAGCCATTCCCACAAGGGTACAAGAAGCACGGTCAAGAAGTGAGTCTCTGTCGGTACCGTCACGGAGTAGGGTCAGCACCACACCTTCTCATT from Serpentinicella alkaliphila harbors:
- a CDS encoding GNAT family N-acetyltransferase, which translates into the protein MVGSVWTRILAGEVKGFGNIDDQTREFAIAIFKKYRNKGIGTALMKSMIQHLKERGYKRASLAVQKENYAVRMYQKVGFEIVKESDEEYLMVYNMS
- a CDS encoding type II toxin-antitoxin system HicA family toxin; this encodes MKTYSSMELIKILESDGWYFFKANSSHHHFKHLSKKGKVTIPRPRKDMPTKTVKSILQQAGINI
- a CDS encoding type II toxin-antitoxin system HicB family antitoxin — protein: MKKDRYIYPAVFDYADDGISIFFPDLPGCFSCADTDEEAIYMAKEALGLHLYGMEEDGDDVPVPTTINKINLESHQVVVLVEVLMPIVREAVENFSVKKTLSIPQWLNKLAIDNNINFSQVLQSALKEHLGIRERH